A genomic segment from Kyrpidia tusciae DSM 2912 encodes:
- the hypD gene encoding hydrogenase formation protein HypD codes for MKYVDEFRDPELIQKTAEEIRRAVDPNRHYRLMEVCGGHTFSIYRFGLQNLLPDNIELIHGPGCPVCVLPMGRMDDGLSIAEQPKVIFTAFGDVMRVPGRRGSPLELRAKGADVRMVYSPLDALKLALEHPDRQVVFFAIGFETTAPSTALTLLRARETGVRNFSVFSNHVLILPAIRAILDSPDMRIDGFIGPGHVSSVIGARPYEFVAREYGKPVVISGFEPLDLLQSILMLIRQLREGRSEVENQYARVVPWEGNRPALQAMAEVFEVRPFFEWRGLGFISQSALKLREAFAPWDAEMRYSVQGVRVTDPKAAQCGEVLKGVLKPHQCKLFGKECTPEHPVGALMVSSEGACAAYYHHVYLREAAGE; via the coding sequence ATGAAATACGTCGATGAATTTCGCGATCCGGAATTGATTCAAAAAACCGCTGAGGAGATCCGGCGCGCGGTGGACCCCAATCGTCATTATCGGTTGATGGAGGTGTGCGGAGGGCACACATTTTCCATTTATCGTTTTGGATTACAAAATTTGCTTCCGGATAACATTGAGCTCATCCATGGGCCGGGCTGCCCGGTCTGCGTTCTTCCGATGGGGCGCATGGACGACGGCTTATCCATCGCCGAGCAGCCGAAGGTGATTTTTACCGCGTTCGGGGACGTGATGAGGGTGCCGGGGCGCCGGGGGAGCCCCTTGGAATTGCGCGCCAAGGGAGCCGATGTGCGCATGGTGTATTCTCCCTTGGATGCCCTGAAGCTCGCTCTCGAGCACCCGGATCGTCAGGTTGTGTTTTTTGCCATTGGTTTTGAGACCACGGCGCCGTCCACGGCACTGACCCTTCTCCGAGCCCGGGAGACGGGGGTGCGCAATTTTAGCGTTTTTTCCAACCACGTGCTGATCCTGCCGGCCATTCGGGCCATCTTGGACTCCCCGGACATGCGCATTGACGGTTTTATCGGCCCCGGCCATGTGTCCAGCGTCATCGGCGCTCGTCCTTACGAGTTTGTCGCTCGGGAGTACGGCAAGCCGGTGGTCATCTCCGGTTTTGAACCGCTGGATTTGCTGCAATCCATTCTGATGTTGATCCGGCAGTTGCGCGAAGGGAGATCCGAGGTGGAGAATCAATATGCCCGGGTGGTTCCTTGGGAGGGCAATCGCCCGGCCTTACAAGCGATGGCCGAAGTGTTTGAAGTCCGGCCGTTTTTTGAATGGCGCGGCCTGGGATTTATCTCGCAATCGGCCTTAAAACTCCGAGAGGCGTTTGCTCCCTGGGATGCCGAAATGCGCTATTCCGTCCAGGGGGTTCGGGTGACCGATCCCAAGGCGGCGCAGTGCGGAGAGGTGCTGAAAGGAGTTCTCAAGCCTCATCAATGTAAACTCTTCGGCAAGGAGTGTACGCCGGAGCATCCCGTGGGCGCTCTGATGGTGTCGTCGGAGGGTGCCTGTGCAGCCTATTACCACCATGTCTACCTGCGTGAAGCGGCGGGGGAATGA
- a CDS encoding HypC/HybG/HupF family hydrogenase formation chaperone has translation MKPFPSPEWERFGSATLAEDGCAVCGDVAVPVQVLEVRGNEAVVEDRKGQRAEVAVDFVPDVRVGEILLVHLGVAIGRALEVHVEP, from the coding sequence ATGAAGCCATTTCCGAGTCCTGAATGGGAACGGTTTGGAAGCGCCACATTGGCGGAGGACGGCTGTGCCGTGTGCGGCGACGTGGCCGTTCCCGTGCAGGTGCTGGAGGTTCGGGGGAATGAAGCGGTGGTGGAAGACCGCAAGGGGCAGCGGGCCGAGGTGGCGGTCGACTTTGTGCCCGATGTCCGGGTGGGCGAGATTCTCCTGGTTCACTTGGGTGTGGCCATCGGTCGGGCCTTGGAGGTGCATGTGGAACCATGA
- a CDS encoding HypC/HybG/HupF family hydrogenase formation chaperone, producing MCLAIPGRIVELLDEEQQYAVVDVSGVRRTINIGLLRHEGMQLGEWVLIHVGFAMSKISEEQAEEQIRLLTMLGEAAQAEEEVRGYRFEEIAPGGLASGEDIPDAEERNVRS from the coding sequence ATGTGTTTGGCCATACCGGGTCGGATCGTGGAGTTGCTCGATGAGGAACAGCAATACGCTGTGGTGGATGTGTCAGGAGTGCGCAGAACCATCAATATCGGGTTGCTCCGGCACGAAGGGATGCAGCTGGGTGAGTGGGTGCTGATCCACGTGGGCTTCGCCATGAGCAAGATCAGTGAGGAACAGGCGGAAGAACAGATCCGGCTGCTGACGATGTTGGGGGAAGCGGCACAGGCCGAGGAAGAGGTTCGCGGATACCGTTTTGAAGAGATTGCACCGGGCGGGTTGGCGTCCGGGGAGGACATTCCGGATGCCGAGGAAAGGAATGTTCGATCATGA
- a CDS encoding NHL repeat-containing protein, which translates to MGTPRLTAEPLRWLGAPAPGGLALPAARPNRVQLYAPRGVYVDDRAVVVADTGNHRILIWHGWPETDHQPADVVVGHADFEAEGPGLLHLPTGVAVVEGRLFVADAWHHRILIWDALPEKNGQPPDRVLGQPDLDSTEPNRGAEAGPLGFYWPYGFAYVNGWFYVADTGNRRVLGWRGLPDGHGPPDLVLGQPDMYSHAENRGRGVGADTFRWPHAVVGDGATLYVADAGNHRVLGFTPPPDADRPADLLLGQEGFDRAFELPHIPQGPRRLRFPYSAALCGEHLAVADTANNRVLLFPGPPREGMYPAATGVIGQSNFDDSGENRWQAVRRDTLCWPYGLWCHKNLLAVADSGNNRVLVWRLALS; encoded by the coding sequence ATGGGTACGCCCCGGTTGACGGCGGAACCGTTGCGGTGGTTGGGGGCCCCGGCCCCGGGGGGGCTGGCGCTTCCGGCCGCCCGCCCGAACCGGGTTCAGCTCTATGCGCCGCGGGGGGTCTATGTGGATGATCGCGCCGTGGTGGTGGCGGACACGGGCAATCATCGGATTCTCATCTGGCATGGATGGCCGGAAACGGACCATCAACCCGCCGACGTGGTGGTGGGCCATGCCGATTTCGAGGCGGAGGGACCGGGCCTCCTGCACCTTCCCACCGGGGTGGCGGTGGTGGAGGGACGGCTGTTTGTGGCGGACGCTTGGCACCATCGCATCCTGATTTGGGACGCCCTGCCCGAGAAAAACGGCCAACCGCCGGACCGGGTCTTGGGTCAGCCCGATTTGGATTCCACGGAGCCCAATCGGGGGGCAGAGGCGGGCCCCTTGGGGTTTTATTGGCCGTACGGGTTTGCCTATGTCAACGGATGGTTCTATGTGGCGGACACAGGCAATCGGCGGGTGCTCGGCTGGCGGGGACTGCCGGACGGCCACGGCCCCCCCGATCTGGTATTGGGCCAGCCCGATATGTACAGCCATGCGGAAAATCGCGGCCGCGGTGTCGGTGCCGACACTTTTCGTTGGCCCCATGCGGTGGTGGGAGACGGCGCCACATTATACGTGGCCGATGCCGGGAATCACCGGGTTCTCGGCTTTACTCCTCCGCCGGATGCGGACCGACCCGCGGATTTGCTCCTCGGCCAGGAAGGCTTTGACCGGGCCTTCGAGCTTCCCCATATCCCCCAAGGCCCGCGGCGGCTCCGCTTTCCATATAGTGCGGCCTTATGCGGCGAGCACTTGGCGGTGGCGGATACGGCCAACAACCGGGTGCTCCTTTTTCCCGGACCGCCCCGGGAGGGGATGTATCCGGCCGCAACGGGTGTGATCGGGCAAAGCAATTTTGACGATTCCGGAGAGAACCGCTGGCAGGCGGTGAGACGGGATACCCTTTGTTGGCCTTACGGCCTTTGGTGTCACAAGAACCTGCTGGCCGTCGCCGACTCCGGCAACAATCGCGTGTTGGTGTGGCGGCTGGCACTGAGTTGA
- a CDS encoding NifU family protein, producing the protein MQLDDFGVLAANVDRAAEAIQGLSEDARQKAMEMKKAIEAFHEHALRRLVRTLRTTESGKELLLQAVEDPAVYAMFLMHGIIKQDLFTRVAAVLEEVRPYMRSHGGDVELVKVEADVVYVRLHGACSGCSLSALTLRDGVEEAVKARVPEVRRVEVAEDETVAGFIPLDDVDGLGNSGWLEGPPVELLADGRPFRFEQGGHNVLLIRVGPKIMAYRNQCPHMGMPLDKGLVEGEVLTCPWHGFRYDLSTGECLTAPHVQLEPFPVRVEEQRVWVRPG; encoded by the coding sequence ATGCAACTCGATGATTTCGGTGTTTTGGCCGCCAATGTGGACCGTGCGGCGGAAGCGATCCAGGGGTTGTCCGAGGATGCGCGGCAAAAGGCCATGGAGATGAAAAAGGCCATCGAAGCTTTTCATGAACATGCCCTGCGCCGGCTGGTGCGCACCCTGCGGACGACGGAGTCCGGCAAAGAACTGTTGTTGCAGGCGGTGGAGGATCCCGCTGTTTACGCCATGTTTCTGATGCACGGCATCATCAAGCAGGATCTCTTCACCCGGGTGGCCGCCGTTCTGGAAGAAGTGCGGCCCTACATGCGTTCTCACGGCGGGGACGTGGAGCTGGTGAAGGTGGAGGCGGATGTGGTGTACGTGCGCCTTCACGGAGCCTGCTCGGGGTGTTCTCTCTCGGCACTGACGCTGAGGGACGGCGTGGAAGAAGCCGTGAAGGCCCGCGTTCCCGAGGTCCGGCGCGTCGAGGTGGCTGAGGACGAGACGGTGGCGGGATTCATTCCTTTAGATGACGTCGACGGCCTGGGGAACAGCGGCTGGCTGGAGGGCCCGCCGGTGGAACTGTTGGCGGACGGTCGGCCCTTCCGATTCGAGCAGGGGGGCCACAATGTGCTGTTGATTCGCGTGGGGCCGAAGATCATGGCGTATCGCAATCAGTGTCCCCACATGGGGATGCCGCTCGACAAGGGCCTGGTGGAGGGGGAAGTCCTGACCTGCCCGTGGCACGGGTTCCGCTATGACCTGTCGACGGGAGAGTGCCTGACGGCCCCTCATGTGCAGCTGGAACCGTTTCCCGTGCGGGTGGAGGAGCAGCGGGTATGGGTACGCCCCGGTTGA
- a CDS encoding tetratricopeptide repeat protein: protein MLRPQAIGVFPGTAGFLMLPPVPEAQTLMPALLRGYLPERWPEEWEFFSLGVSGASVETILQAVPEGPEGIYNRFILQPEADVYGWARERLAGDYVLLLDAVAWQMGLCPEPPKLPEADGEIRAFVSAAQGYYAIHRGSWEAGLERLQAAAEAAEGVSPVFAARLYTEWAASKQMRGDDEEAVIAAYRKALDLMEGTAFGEVRAELWFQLGTAYQERADGRKGFLMKAMECYHEALKVFRRESHPDAYAMVHMNLALAYLAMPSTDRGSRLRAALAVQGLREALRIFQKDTHPDLWASATMNLANALQHVSTSHPEANLWEAVALYEEVMEVRREEDDPVGYARILANQGNALAHLGAFSRAVPRLEEARRRFLEHGEEDAAGAVDGILQEIRRLRQQSEGDAAAEKGEVRRGAP, encoded by the coding sequence ATGTTACGTCCGCAGGCGATTGGCGTTTTTCCCGGAACGGCGGGTTTCTTGATGTTGCCCCCCGTTCCGGAAGCCCAAACGTTGATGCCCGCACTTTTGCGAGGGTATCTTCCGGAACGGTGGCCGGAGGAGTGGGAGTTTTTCTCTCTCGGTGTGAGCGGGGCCAGCGTCGAAACCATCCTGCAAGCTGTGCCGGAAGGTCCCGAAGGGATCTACAATCGCTTCATCCTGCAGCCGGAGGCGGACGTTTACGGATGGGCCAGGGAACGACTGGCGGGCGATTATGTACTGTTGTTGGATGCGGTGGCCTGGCAGATGGGCCTGTGCCCGGAGCCGCCGAAACTCCCTGAGGCGGACGGGGAAATTCGCGCGTTTGTCTCAGCCGCCCAGGGGTACTACGCCATTCATCGCGGAAGTTGGGAGGCGGGGTTGGAGCGGCTTCAGGCTGCGGCGGAGGCGGCGGAGGGGGTTTCCCCGGTTTTTGCCGCCCGTCTTTATACCGAATGGGCCGCCTCCAAGCAGATGCGGGGAGATGACGAGGAGGCGGTCATCGCCGCCTACCGGAAGGCGCTCGACCTGATGGAAGGGACGGCATTCGGCGAAGTGCGGGCGGAATTGTGGTTTCAACTGGGAACGGCGTATCAGGAGCGGGCGGACGGCCGCAAGGGTTTTTTGATGAAAGCGATGGAATGTTATCACGAGGCGCTCAAGGTGTTCCGGCGGGAGAGCCACCCCGATGCGTATGCCATGGTCCACATGAATTTGGCCCTGGCGTATCTGGCGATGCCGTCCACGGACCGCGGATCGCGTTTGCGCGCCGCGCTCGCCGTCCAGGGATTGCGGGAGGCGCTGCGGATCTTTCAAAAGGACACCCATCCGGATCTTTGGGCGAGTGCCACCATGAATTTGGCGAACGCCTTACAGCATGTGTCCACCTCCCATCCCGAAGCGAATCTTTGGGAAGCGGTGGCTCTGTACGAAGAGGTGATGGAGGTGCGCCGGGAGGAGGACGACCCGGTGGGATATGCCCGGATCCTGGCGAACCAGGGGAACGCGCTGGCCCACCTGGGAGCTTTCTCTCGAGCGGTTCCGCGGTTGGAAGAAGCCCGCCGACGCTTCCTGGAACATGGGGAAGAGGATGCGGCCGGGGCGGTGGACGGCATTCTCCAGGAGATCCGGCGCCTACGTCAACAATCGGAGGGCGATGCAGCGGCCGAAAAAGGGGAGGTGCGCCGTGGAGCCCCATGA
- a CDS encoding hydrogenase maturation protease — protein sequence MTLVIGCGNLLRSDDGVGPLLVRKIWDLGPPPGVRLADGGTAGMDVAFQIGDARELILVDACKTGAAPGTVFEIPGEEVETPPLTAVNLHDFRWDHAIAFGRWLLKDRFPEKVTVVLIEAETLEPGVGLSPAVETAMERVAADLIRRLGGENREG from the coding sequence GTGACGCTCGTCATCGGTTGTGGCAACTTACTTCGGAGCGACGATGGAGTGGGCCCTCTGTTGGTGCGGAAGATCTGGGATTTGGGGCCGCCTCCCGGCGTTCGGCTCGCCGACGGCGGTACCGCCGGTATGGATGTGGCTTTTCAGATCGGAGACGCTCGAGAATTGATCTTGGTCGATGCCTGCAAGACGGGGGCTGCGCCGGGCACCGTTTTCGAGATCCCCGGCGAGGAGGTGGAAACGCCTCCTCTGACGGCGGTGAACCTACACGATTTTCGCTGGGATCACGCCATTGCTTTCGGCCGTTGGCTGCTGAAAGATCGATTCCCGGAAAAAGTCACGGTTGTGCTCATTGAAGCGGAAACGCTGGAGCCGGGTGTGGGTCTCTCTCCGGCGGTGGAAACGGCGATGGAGCGAGTGGCGGCGGATCTGATTCGGCGCTTGGGAGGCGAAAACCGTGAAGGTTGA
- a CDS encoding nickel-dependent hydrogenase large subunit, which yields MSKSMTQAGRKMETKVHALGRVEGDLDVRVAIEDGVVVDAWTEATMFRGFEIILKGKDPQAGLIVTPRICGICGGSHLTKAVYALDTAWHTEVPPNATLVRNIAQASETLQSIPRWFYALFAIGLTHRKYASSKLYDEVVRRWAPFEGTSYEAGVAVSSKPVEIYAIFGGQWPHSSFMVPGGVMCGPTLSDVTRSISILEYYREAWLEKVWLGCSLERWLENKTWKDVLNWLDEKPEHRDSDLGLFIRYSMDVGLDKIGGGPGRYLAAGSFFNPEKYRYPSIEGRNDALIARSGVYDGENFHDFDQNRIREDHTHSFFRGGASLHPFEGLTEPLDPVAAQSEGKYTWAKAPRYDLPGVGEVSLEAGPLARQVVAGRPGAQSWQDYDPLFLDIVKEIGPSVMVRVLARMHESAKYYLRVRDWLRQIDLNEKFYIKPQELPEGRGFGATEAARGALADWIEIKDGKIENYQVITPTAWNIGPRDRHGNRGPIETAMIGTPVNDPDDPVELANIAQSYDSCLVCTVHAYDAKTHKQLARYEVGPVSVAPGASGAVYVRKA from the coding sequence ATGAGCAAATCCATGACCCAGGCGGGCAGGAAGATGGAAACCAAAGTTCACGCGCTGGGGCGTGTGGAAGGAGATCTGGACGTCAGGGTGGCGATTGAGGACGGCGTGGTGGTGGATGCCTGGACCGAAGCCACCATGTTCCGGGGTTTTGAAATTATCCTCAAGGGCAAGGATCCCCAGGCGGGGCTCATCGTGACGCCGCGGATCTGCGGCATCTGCGGAGGGAGCCACCTCACCAAAGCGGTGTATGCCCTGGATACGGCGTGGCACACCGAGGTCCCGCCCAATGCAACCCTCGTTCGCAATATCGCCCAGGCATCGGAAACGCTGCAGAGCATTCCAAGGTGGTTTTATGCCCTTTTTGCCATCGGCTTGACCCACAGAAAGTATGCTTCCTCCAAGCTGTACGACGAGGTCGTTCGCCGCTGGGCGCCCTTTGAAGGCACGAGCTACGAGGCCGGAGTGGCGGTGTCGAGCAAGCCGGTGGAGATTTATGCCATTTTCGGGGGTCAATGGCCGCATTCGAGCTTCATGGTTCCCGGGGGTGTGATGTGCGGACCGACGCTTTCGGACGTCACGCGTTCCATCTCCATCCTGGAATATTATCGGGAAGCCTGGCTGGAGAAGGTGTGGCTGGGGTGTTCGCTGGAGCGGTGGTTGGAGAACAAGACGTGGAAGGACGTCCTCAACTGGTTGGATGAGAAACCGGAACATCGCGATTCGGACCTGGGCTTGTTTATCCGGTACAGCATGGATGTGGGTCTCGACAAGATCGGCGGCGGTCCGGGGCGGTATCTGGCGGCCGGGAGCTTCTTCAATCCGGAAAAATACCGCTACCCGAGCATTGAGGGGCGCAACGATGCGCTGATTGCCCGTTCCGGGGTATACGACGGGGAGAATTTCCACGACTTTGATCAGAATAGAATTCGGGAGGATCATACCCACTCGTTCTTCCGCGGCGGAGCGTCGCTCCATCCGTTCGAAGGGCTGACGGAGCCGCTCGATCCGGTGGCGGCACAATCGGAGGGCAAATACACGTGGGCGAAAGCGCCCCGGTACGATTTGCCCGGGGTAGGAGAGGTCTCGCTGGAAGCGGGTCCGCTGGCGCGCCAGGTGGTGGCGGGCCGCCCGGGGGCTCAGTCGTGGCAAGACTACGATCCGCTGTTTTTGGACATCGTAAAGGAGATTGGACCCAGCGTCATGGTGCGGGTTTTGGCGCGCATGCATGAATCGGCAAAATACTACCTGCGCGTGCGGGACTGGCTGCGGCAGATCGATCTGAATGAGAAGTTTTATATCAAACCGCAGGAATTGCCGGAAGGGCGAGGATTCGGGGCGACGGAGGCGGCGCGCGGCGCGTTGGCCGACTGGATTGAGATCAAGGACGGCAAAATTGAAAACTACCAGGTCATCACACCGACGGCCTGGAATATCGGCCCGAGAGATCGCCACGGCAATCGTGGACCGATCGAGACGGCGATGATCGGCACTCCGGTGAACGACCCCGATGATCCGGTGGAATTGGCCAATATCGCCCAAAGTTACGATTCCTGCCTCGTGTGCACGGTTCACGCTTACGATGCCAAAACGCACAAACAGTTGGCACGCTATGAGGTGGGGCCGGTTTCTGTAGCCCCCGGGGCATCCGGCGCTGTTTACGTGCGAAAAGCGTGA
- a CDS encoding NADH-quinone oxidoreductase subunit B family protein encodes MANVLWMHGGACNGNTQSFLNAEEPTAVDLVTDFGIRLLYHHSLSMEFGNQVHQMLDSVLAGAIPLDIFVFEGTVIQGPNGTGHYDMFMDRPKKDWVWELAHMAQYVVAIGDCACWGGIPATKPNPSESVGLQYLKGEKGGFLGADFRSKAGLPVINIPGCPAHPDWVTQILVAVATGRAEDVMLDELQRPQTFFKTFTQTGCTRVQYFEWKEPVEEFGQGTRKGCLFYEQGCRGPLTHSPCNRILWNRQSSKTRAGMPCVGCTEPQFPFFDLAPGTVFKTQKVLGAIPKEVPQGTDPLSYSVHAAVARAAAPKWAKEDMFVP; translated from the coding sequence ATGGCCAACGTGCTTTGGATGCACGGCGGTGCATGCAATGGGAACACGCAATCCTTTTTAAATGCCGAAGAACCCACGGCTGTGGATTTGGTGACCGATTTTGGCATCCGTCTGTTGTATCATCATTCCCTTTCCATGGAATTCGGCAATCAAGTTCATCAGATGCTTGATAGTGTACTTGCTGGAGCAATTCCGTTAGATATATTCGTGTTTGAAGGAACAGTCATCCAGGGTCCCAACGGCACCGGCCACTACGACATGTTTATGGATCGCCCGAAGAAAGATTGGGTTTGGGAACTCGCCCACATGGCCCAGTACGTGGTGGCCATCGGCGACTGCGCCTGTTGGGGCGGGATTCCGGCGACCAAGCCCAATCCCAGTGAATCCGTTGGATTGCAATATCTCAAGGGGGAGAAAGGCGGTTTTCTCGGAGCGGATTTCCGCTCCAAGGCGGGGCTGCCGGTCATCAACATCCCCGGTTGTCCGGCCCACCCCGATTGGGTCACTCAAATCCTCGTCGCCGTCGCCACCGGGCGGGCGGAGGACGTCATGTTGGATGAGTTGCAACGTCCCCAAACATTCTTTAAGACCTTTACCCAGACGGGATGCACCCGCGTGCAATATTTCGAATGGAAAGAACCCGTGGAGGAATTCGGTCAGGGCACGCGAAAAGGTTGCCTGTTTTATGAGCAGGGCTGCAGGGGGCCGCTGACGCATTCCCCGTGCAACCGCATTCTTTGGAACCGGCAATCGTCCAAAACGCGGGCCGGAATGCCCTGCGTGGGGTGTACGGAACCGCAATTTCCGTTCTTTGATTTGGCTCCGGGAACGGTCTTTAAGACGCAAAAGGTGCTGGGAGCCATCCCCAAGGAAGTGCCTCAGGGCACCGATCCGCTCAGCTATTCCGTTCATGCGGCGGTGGCCCGGGCCGCGGCGCCGAAATGGGCCAAAGAAGACATGTTTGTGCCGTGA
- the hypB gene encoding hydrogenase nickel incorporation protein HypB, whose protein sequence is MPRIVEIRQNVLKKNDLLAGELRERFREAGVYVVNLVSSPGTGKTALLRETLLRLGERYRVAALVGDLATENDAERLRESGALVRQITTGTVCHLEADMISRALDGWNLAELDFLFIENVGNLVCPASYDLGEHQRAVLFSVTEGEDKPLKYPTIVNSADVAVVTKIDLAEAVGFQRDRFYEGLHQARPGIQVFEVSARTGEGLSSWLAHLESGKASIQKREITHR, encoded by the coding sequence ATGCCTCGGATTGTCGAGATCAGGCAGAACGTGCTCAAGAAGAACGATCTGTTGGCGGGGGAACTACGCGAGCGTTTTCGTGAAGCCGGCGTTTATGTGGTGAACTTGGTGTCCAGCCCGGGGACCGGGAAGACAGCGTTGCTCAGAGAAACGCTCCTCCGCCTCGGCGAACGTTATCGCGTGGCGGCGTTAGTCGGAGACTTGGCTACGGAAAATGATGCGGAGCGTTTGCGAGAGAGCGGGGCATTGGTGCGTCAGATCACCACCGGAACGGTTTGCCATCTCGAGGCGGATATGATCAGCCGAGCGCTTGACGGGTGGAATCTGGCCGAACTCGATTTTCTCTTTATAGAGAATGTCGGCAATCTCGTATGCCCGGCGAGTTATGATCTGGGAGAGCATCAGCGTGCAGTCCTCTTTTCTGTCACAGAGGGAGAAGACAAGCCGTTGAAATATCCGACGATTGTCAACAGTGCCGATGTTGCCGTCGTTACGAAGATCGATTTGGCTGAAGCGGTTGGATTTCAGCGGGATCGTTTTTATGAAGGGTTGCATCAAGCCAGGCCCGGGATACAGGTGTTTGAGGTGTCCGCTCGGACTGGGGAGGGACTGTCCTCTTGGCTTGCGCACTTGGAGTCCGGAAAGGCGTCTATTCAGAAAAGGGAGATCACGCATCGTTAA
- the hypA gene encoding hydrogenase maturation nickel metallochaperone HypA, with the protein MHELSIAHSLAELALEEAEKLGVRRLRAVYLRLGVLSGIVKEALQFCFDVVVQDTPMEGAELIIEDVPVVVYCPQCQEERTLPEPLPMRCPVCGTRTAELLHGREVELYSLEGEEGDGKDASDCRDQAERAQEERSVGGGTTRAFS; encoded by the coding sequence ATGCATGAGCTTTCCATCGCTCACAGCCTGGCGGAACTGGCCCTGGAAGAAGCGGAAAAACTGGGCGTACGGCGGCTGCGGGCGGTTTATTTAAGGCTGGGTGTGCTCTCCGGTATTGTCAAAGAAGCCCTTCAGTTTTGCTTCGACGTCGTGGTGCAGGATACCCCAATGGAGGGGGCCGAACTGATCATCGAAGACGTTCCGGTGGTTGTCTACTGTCCCCAATGCCAAGAAGAGCGCACACTGCCGGAGCCATTACCCATGCGTTGTCCAGTTTGCGGAACGCGGACCGCGGAACTGTTGCATGGGAGAGAGGTGGAGCTTTATAGTTTGGAGGGAGAGGAGGGAGATGGAAAGGATGCCTCGGATTGTCGAGATCAGGCAGAACGTGCTCAAGAAGAACGATCTGTTGGCGGGGGAACTACGCGAGCGTTTTCGTGA
- a CDS encoding DUF1641 domain-containing protein: MSMGESGQGGVAEVFPDQMLTERLADPHTIDQLTRLLDKLDQVVFLLDVLEDFLRRGPELADSINDMVVLARQSFADAKGTMRWQNVLYAARRIQEFLDSPQVMSLTGSDVMDVRSIRVVGKMARAMIQASEDVSKGGPKRVGLVGLMRALGDPEVQPALNFVINFARNLSREFNHA, translated from the coding sequence ATGAGCATGGGGGAAAGCGGTCAAGGGGGAGTTGCTGAAGTCTTTCCCGATCAGATGTTGACGGAGCGTCTGGCAGATCCACATACTATCGACCAACTGACTCGACTTCTCGATAAGTTGGATCAAGTGGTGTTTTTGCTTGACGTGCTAGAAGATTTTTTGCGCCGAGGCCCGGAGCTGGCCGACTCGATCAATGACATGGTGGTCCTGGCCCGGCAGAGTTTTGCGGATGCAAAGGGAACTATGCGTTGGCAGAATGTGCTGTATGCGGCTCGGCGTATTCAAGAGTTTCTCGATTCACCCCAGGTGATGTCTTTGACTGGGTCCGACGTGATGGATGTTCGTTCAATCCGCGTGGTCGGAAAGATGGCTCGGGCGATGATCCAGGCCTCCGAGGATGTCTCAAAAGGTGGACCCAAAAGGGTCGGACTTGTTGGACTGATGCGCGCTCTCGGAGATCCCGAAGTGCAACCTGCTTTGAACTTTGTTATTAACTTCGCTCGAAACCTGTCCCGGGAGTTCAATCATGCATGA